From the Deinococcus radiophilus genome, one window contains:
- a CDS encoding M42 family metallopeptidase — protein sequence MNSPLRQDLPALDLDYTLDVLIQLLETPSPTGFTDDAVRLIEDELRELGVTSVRSRKGALSWEIAGQQPGHITYSGHVDTLGAMVKAIKPSGRLLLSMLGGYDWATIEGEDVKVHTHSGRIITGTVVNIKQSSHVHGPALRELKRDGKVMEVRLDEVTSSASETRVLGIEVGDFVSLDARPRLTSAGYLKSRHIDNKAAVALFLAMTKALAGMTPVRSVAFHVTTYEEVGHGAATGIPPHTDELIAVDMAAVGEGQTSSEHHCTLCVADSGGPYDHALSGRLRQVAARHGVDLKVDIYPYYASDGTAAWRAGGDFPVALIGPGVDSSHAYERTHTQALEQTGRLMLAYALEPLE from the coding sequence ATGAACTCACCTCTGCGACAAGACCTGCCCGCCCTGGACCTGGACTACACCCTGGATGTCCTGATCCAACTGCTGGAGACCCCCAGCCCCACCGGATTCACCGACGACGCCGTCCGCCTGATCGAAGACGAGCTGCGTGAGCTGGGCGTCACCTCTGTCCGCAGCCGTAAGGGTGCCCTGAGTTGGGAAATCGCGGGGCAGCAGCCTGGACACATTACCTACAGCGGTCACGTGGATACCCTGGGGGCGATGGTCAAGGCCATCAAGCCCTCAGGTCGATTGCTGCTGAGCATGCTGGGCGGCTACGACTGGGCCACCATCGAAGGCGAAGACGTGAAGGTCCACACCCACTCCGGCCGGATCATCACCGGCACGGTGGTCAACATCAAGCAGAGCAGCCACGTTCACGGCCCGGCGCTGCGTGAACTGAAACGTGACGGTAAGGTCATGGAAGTGCGCTTGGATGAAGTGACGTCCTCCGCCAGTGAGACGCGGGTGCTGGGCATTGAAGTCGGTGACTTCGTGTCGCTGGACGCCCGCCCCCGCCTGACGTCCGCTGGCTACCTCAAATCCCGTCACATCGACAACAAGGCGGCCGTCGCTCTCTTCCTGGCCATGACCAAGGCCTTGGCAGGCATGACCCCGGTCCGCAGTGTGGCCTTTCATGTGACCACCTACGAGGAAGTGGGACACGGCGCGGCCACCGGCATTCCCCCGCACACCGACGAACTGATCGCGGTGGACATGGCGGCGGTGGGCGAGGGACAGACCAGCTCCGAGCATCACTGCACCCTGTGTGTGGCGGACAGCGGCGGTCCCTACGATCATGCCCTGAGTGGCCGACTGCGCCAGGTGGCAGCACGTCATGGCGTGGACCTGAAAGTGGACATCTACCCCTATTACGCTTCGGACGGCACAGCGGCTTGGCGGGCCGGAGGCGACTTCCCGGTGGCCCTCATCGGCCCAGGGGTGGATTCCAGCCATGCCTACGAACGGACCCACACCCAGGCGCTGGAACAAACTGGTCGCCTGATGCTGGCCTACGCGCTGGAACCACTGGAATAA
- the ypfJ gene encoding KPN_02809 family neutral zinc metallopeptidase: MEWKNLPGGRGRVQDRSGRGGGGGLMAGGIGGLLLMLVAAFFGIDPQIISDSGLVQTQTQTQTQSAETGEYDEVTEFLDRVSNSTDQVWTEQFAASGQQYNKPGVVRFSGATQTACGTGTSGVGPFYCPLDNTVYIDTSFFAQMQQQLGGGGDFAYSYVMAHEVGHHVQNELGIADQVQRQQQRVSEVESNQLSVRMELQADCFAGVWGNHVTDLAQLTQEDVREAVNTAAAIGDDKLQAQGRGYVQPDSFTHGTSEQRVNWFMKGFQGGDPAQCDTFQQSYGQL, translated from the coding sequence ATGGAATGGAAAAATTTGCCTGGTGGACGTGGGCGTGTGCAGGACCGCAGCGGCAGAGGTGGGGGCGGTGGCCTGATGGCCGGGGGTATTGGTGGCCTGCTGCTCATGCTGGTGGCCGCTTTTTTCGGTATCGATCCCCAGATCATCTCCGATTCGGGGCTGGTGCAGACCCAAACCCAGACCCAGACTCAGTCCGCCGAAACCGGCGAATATGACGAAGTAACCGAGTTCCTGGACCGGGTGTCCAACAGCACAGATCAGGTCTGGACCGAGCAATTTGCCGCTTCGGGTCAGCAGTACAACAAGCCCGGTGTGGTGCGCTTCTCGGGTGCCACTCAGACGGCCTGCGGTACGGGCACCAGCGGAGTAGGACCGTTTTATTGCCCGCTGGACAACACGGTCTATATCGACACCAGCTTCTTTGCGCAGATGCAGCAGCAGCTGGGAGGTGGGGGTGACTTCGCCTACTCATACGTGATGGCGCACGAAGTGGGGCATCACGTCCAGAACGAGTTGGGCATCGCCGATCAGGTGCAGCGTCAGCAGCAGCGCGTCAGTGAAGTGGAAAGCAATCAGCTGAGTGTCCGCATGGAGCTGCAGGCCGACTGCTTTGCTGGCGTGTGGGGCAACCATGTGACGGACCTGGCCCAGCTGACCCAGGAAGACGTTCGGGAAGCCGTCAACACTGCCGCAGCCATCGGTGACGACAAGTTGCAGGCTCAGGGTCGTGGCTATGTCCAGCCGGACAGCTTTACCCACGGCACCTCCGAGCAGCGCGTGAACTGGTTCATGAAAGGTTTCCAGGGCGGCGATCCAGCCCAGTGTGACACGTTCCAGCAGTCTTACGGCCAGCTCTGA
- a CDS encoding efflux RND transporter permease subunit — MGYDRYGNVDPFNPPPGTLPDGSPEPLIHPAVRFSVRNVVFSLGIFVVAVLLGLISATRLGTDLLPDFEVPVLAISTTYPGATPDQVNREVSERIEDAISTVAGVTDVNTTSVSNQSAVVVTFDDSTDIDAAANEISQSVSAIRAALPSGAEAPVIQKFDPGAQPIMTLALLSGGAGAAEAADYAENVLQPQLQRLSGVADVSISGGREREVSVLLDPTRLSSYNLSAAQVSGAISASALDLPAGTIDEGGQEISFSTSNTPTTLQDVENILVDSARGVQVSDVADVRDGAAEVTGVSRVNGQPAVLLDIRKVSGSNSVAVSDAVQEAMAKQQTQLPDGYELTVATDTTGITRATVEDTFLEFLIAIAAVGLIVTLFLGRVSTVFAVILAIPISISAAPLVYAGLGFTFNIISLLAIIVAIGIVVDDSIVVAENVQRYRDMGYDRLRAVLLGGSEVFSAVTAASFALLAVLIPLSLMPGLLGQFFSQFGLGLSAAILMSWLESLLFLTVRMAYTKDTEPVTWQTLPRVLGRLPELLHASFAGVRTGRGLMALALAGAATWLLADWLAGRQGYELDLWALAALSLLAPLVLTVFRYLSAVLLGVLEALVGTLHGGTEQVVSAVARAYARSVDALLHRPWLAVVAALLFLASAPLAMRTVGFSFVPQTDSSLMTVSVELPRGSSLAATDALTDRVEQFLLDRPEVKLVQADVGSGGPLAGARTNESSLTVNLTPKDGRPGVEQLIETYREELTPLAADVPGAEIQVAGVQAGPVDNADLSLALAAPTQALLRERHTELLALLEADPNIVTVTSSLSDTREERIFVPDPARLSGTGLTVRDIASTLRTYNDGAVAGQLRDGDTGVNIVVQLDSAQVGSAQDLLGQTVFAPALNANVPLSDLGSFESREAPATLSRLNKAFTATLDVDLAPDGPNAFAYQNELLERVGDAGLLTDNVTLGNASSFGTAGLTEELVFYGPVLIAMAGLLTYLVLGSQFNSFRYPLYLLLPIPLALVGGVWTLSLFGTDLDVITMIGMVILLGLSAKNSILYLEFVTERMRAMPLRAALIEAAELRFRPIVMTTLTVMVISLPLILGHGEGAEFRRGLGIVILGGILTSTLLTFYVVPSVFYLGERGRQDEPQSPADQDPAAVPQAASLT; from the coding sequence GTGGGCTATGACCGCTACGGCAATGTGGACCCCTTCAACCCCCCGCCAGGCACCCTGCCGGACGGCTCGCCCGAACCGCTGATTCACCCGGCTGTGCGCTTCAGCGTGCGCAACGTGGTGTTCTCGTTGGGCATCTTCGTGGTCGCGGTGCTGCTGGGCCTGATCTCCGCCACCCGGCTGGGAACCGACTTGCTGCCAGATTTCGAGGTGCCGGTTCTGGCGATCAGCACCACCTATCCCGGCGCGACCCCCGATCAGGTCAACCGCGAGGTCAGTGAGCGGATTGAGGACGCAATTAGCACGGTGGCTGGCGTGACCGATGTCAATACCACCTCGGTCAGTAACCAGTCGGCGGTGGTCGTCACTTTCGACGACAGCACCGACATCGACGCTGCCGCCAATGAAATCTCGCAGTCGGTGTCGGCCATTCGGGCTGCGCTACCCAGTGGTGCCGAGGCTCCGGTGATTCAGAAGTTCGATCCAGGCGCGCAGCCCATCATGACCCTGGCGCTGCTCTCGGGTGGAGCCGGAGCCGCCGAGGCCGCCGACTACGCCGAGAACGTCCTGCAGCCCCAGTTGCAGCGCCTGAGCGGTGTCGCCGACGTGTCCATCTCCGGTGGGCGCGAGCGTGAGGTCAGCGTTCTGCTGGACCCTACCCGCCTGAGCAGTTACAACCTGTCGGCGGCGCAGGTGAGCGGTGCGATCAGCGCCTCAGCACTGGACCTGCCCGCCGGAACCATTGACGAAGGCGGCCAGGAAATCAGCTTTTCGACCAGCAATACACCGACCACTTTGCAGGATGTAGAAAATATCCTGGTGGATTCGGCACGGGGCGTGCAGGTTAGTGACGTGGCCGACGTGCGCGACGGGGCCGCCGAAGTGACTGGGGTGTCACGTGTCAATGGTCAGCCTGCCGTGCTGCTGGATATCCGTAAGGTGAGTGGCAGCAACTCGGTCGCAGTGTCTGACGCCGTACAGGAAGCCATGGCCAAGCAGCAGACCCAGCTGCCGGACGGCTATGAGCTGACCGTTGCCACTGACACCACCGGCATTACCCGCGCCACGGTAGAGGACACGTTCTTGGAATTCCTGATCGCTATTGCGGCGGTGGGCCTGATCGTGACCCTGTTCCTGGGCCGGGTCAGCACTGTGTTCGCGGTCATTCTGGCCATTCCTATTTCCATCAGTGCCGCGCCACTGGTGTATGCGGGCTTGGGTTTTACCTTCAACATCATTTCGTTGCTCGCCATCATCGTGGCCATCGGGATCGTGGTAGACGATTCCATCGTGGTGGCGGAGAACGTGCAGCGTTACCGTGACATGGGCTATGACCGTCTGCGGGCCGTGCTGCTGGGAGGCTCGGAAGTCTTCTCGGCCGTCACGGCAGCCAGCTTTGCGTTGCTGGCGGTGCTGATTCCGCTCAGCTTGATGCCGGGGCTACTGGGGCAGTTCTTCAGCCAGTTCGGTCTGGGCCTCTCGGCCGCAATTCTGATGAGCTGGCTGGAAAGTCTGCTGTTCCTGACGGTCCGGATGGCCTATACCAAGGACACGGAACCCGTCACCTGGCAGACCCTGCCGCGCGTCCTTGGCCGCCTGCCGGAGTTGCTCCATGCCAGCTTTGCCGGAGTACGTACCGGGCGTGGTCTGATGGCGCTGGCGCTGGCAGGCGCAGCGACCTGGCTGCTGGCCGACTGGCTGGCCGGGCGTCAGGGCTATGAGCTGGACCTCTGGGCGCTGGCCGCCCTCAGTCTGCTCGCCCCACTGGTGCTGACCGTGTTCCGTTATCTGAGTGCGGTGCTGCTGGGTGTGCTGGAAGCATTGGTCGGTACCCTGCACGGCGGAACCGAGCAAGTGGTGTCGGCTGTGGCGCGGGCCTATGCCCGGAGTGTGGATGCCCTGCTGCACCGACCCTGGCTGGCCGTCGTGGCGGCCCTGTTGTTTCTGGCAAGTGCGCCACTGGCCATGCGGACCGTGGGCTTCAGCTTTGTGCCGCAGACCGACTCCAGCCTGATGACCGTGTCGGTCGAGTTGCCACGCGGCTCCTCGCTGGCGGCCACCGATGCACTGACAGACCGGGTCGAACAATTCCTGCTGGACCGTCCCGAGGTGAAACTGGTACAGGCCGATGTGGGATCGGGCGGGCCATTGGCCGGAGCGCGGACCAACGAGTCCAGTCTGACCGTCAACCTGACGCCTAAAGATGGGCGCCCCGGCGTGGAACAACTGATCGAAACCTACCGTGAGGAACTGACCCCACTGGCCGCAGACGTACCAGGGGCCGAGATTCAGGTGGCTGGCGTGCAAGCGGGTCCGGTGGATAATGCAGACCTGAGCCTGGCGCTGGCTGCTCCCACCCAGGCGCTGCTGCGTGAGCGTCATACCGAACTGCTGGCGCTGCTGGAAGCAGATCCGAATATCGTGACCGTGACCAGTAGCCTGAGTGACACCCGCGAGGAGCGCATCTTCGTGCCGGACCCGGCCCGCCTGAGTGGCACTGGCCTGACCGTGCGTGACATAGCGAGCACCCTACGGACATACAATGACGGCGCCGTGGCCGGGCAGCTCCGCGACGGCGACACGGGGGTGAACATCGTGGTGCAACTGGATTCCGCGCAGGTGGGCAGTGCCCAGGACCTCCTGGGTCAGACCGTGTTCGCCCCAGCCCTGAACGCCAACGTGCCGCTGAGTGACCTGGGAAGCTTCGAGTCCCGTGAGGCTCCTGCGACCCTTTCGCGGCTGAACAAGGCCTTTACCGCCACGCTGGATGTGGACCTGGCCCCGGACGGACCGAATGCCTTCGCTTACCAGAATGAACTGCTGGAGCGTGTCGGGGACGCCGGTTTGCTGACCGACAACGTGACCCTGGGCAATGCCAGCTCCTTCGGGACGGCGGGCCTGACCGAAGAACTGGTGTTTTACGGTCCAGTGCTGATCGCCATGGCTGGACTGCTGACCTACCTGGTGCTGGGCAGCCAATTCAACTCGTTCCGCTACCCACTGTACTTGCTGCTGCCCATTCCGTTGGCGCTGGTCGGTGGGGTCTGGACGCTGAGTCTATTCGGCACCGACCTGGACGTGATCACCATGATCGGTATGGTGATCTTGCTGGGTCTGAGTGCCAAGAACTCCATCCTGTACCTAGAATTCGTGACCGAGCGGATGCGGGCCATGCCCCTGCGCGCCGCCCTGATCGAAGCGGCTGAGCTGCGCTTCCGCCCCATTGTCATGACCACGCTGACGGTCATGGTCATCAGTCTTCCGCTGATTTTGGGTCACGGTGAGGGTGCTGAGTTCCGCCGTGGCCTGGGCATCGTGATTCTGGGCGGCATCTTGACCTCTACGCTGCTGACCTTTTATGTGGTGCCCAGCGTGTTTTACCTGGGCGAACGTGGCCGCCAGGACGAGCCGCAGAGCCCTGCGGATCAGGATCCGGCGGCTGTGCCTCAAGCTGCTTCGCTGACCTGA